From the Conexivisphaerales archaeon genome, the window AGTGGCCTTAGCGAAACAGCCTGCAGTATATCCATGAGTATATCCATCTGTGACCTCCTCTTCAATGGTTCGGCTGGTCCTTCTCTTTCGTTCGTCTCTCTTATCTCGTTTATCATCAACCTGACCGGGTTATCCATACTTCTGACAAGGAGTCCTGCTTTCTCTTGGAAGGCCTTTCTCTCCTCTTCATCCTCAATGAACCTCTCGACATAACCGGCAATCAGCCTTGGCTCAGTTGAATGATTTATGTAGCGATGCAACTCTATCACAGGTTTTGAGGGAGTCCAGTAGATCGAGCTGACAGCAGGCTTACCGAGTATGAAGGCCTCCATAAGCATCGTTTCTGCTGCACCTAAAGCCACATCAGCATAAGCAACAGGGTTGGAGCTTACAGATTTTGTGAGAATTGTAGCACCCATTCTGGAGTAGGTGATTCTCTGCTGCTCCGTCCTTGGTAGTACAACTACACTTGCATCTATCCTGTCCATAACCAGTTGCACAGCCTTTTCCAGTATTGGCTGAGAGCTGGGGAAGAAGCTGGCGAATTCAGGCTCCGGCCTGACAAAAAGTATAGGCTTGTTTAGACCTATCTCCTTGTAGGGGTCAGACCCTTCCACTCTTTCGTCCTTCAGGTAGCATGCATGGAAACCGTTGAAAAGAACCACCTTCTCAGGGTCGGTTACACCGTTCTGGTAAAGTTCTTGGAAAGTGTAAAACCTAGGAGCGAATATCTTACTTGCTAGAGGAAATACCATCTGGTTAACATGTGTCTCTCTTTCATCGTAAAACAGAGTCCATGCTGGAATGTTAAGACCGAACGCTACCCTCACAGCTTCGGGCCACCTCTCTGTAAGCAGAAGGTCAGGCTTTTCGTTCTTCACTATGGGTAACAGCTCCTGTATGTTGCTTGCATAAGCCTCCAGCTTGCTTGTAATATCCCTCCCTCCATGCTTGC encodes:
- a CDS encoding DUF354 domain-containing protein, with translation MAEKTRIRKIWVAMSTPFQANFFAPLIKELENEFEFMVTAREHDRIASILEAKGIPYRIVGKHGGRDITSKLEAYASNIQELLPIVKNEKPDLLLTERWPEAVRVAFGLNIPAWTLFYDERETHVNQMVFPLASKIFAPRFYTFQELYQNGVTDPEKVVLFNGFHACYLKDERVEGSDPYKEIGLNKPILFVRPEPEFASFFPSSQPILEKAVQLVMDRIDASVVVLPRTEQQRITYSRMGATILTKSVSSNPVAYADVALGAAETMLMEAFILGKPAVSSIYWTPSKPVIELHRYINHSTEPRLIAGYVERFIEDEEERKAFQEKAGLLVRSMDNPVRLMINEIRETNEREGPAEPLKRRSQMDILMDILQAVSLRPLRPTHIMRSANISYSELKKIIETLERKGLVTVENTFGGRFYQATEEGLRLVESYKLIRERLFE